A segment of the Sphingomonas cannabina genome:
CGCTTCCCTTGCCTATCTCTGCATCCAAACGTGGTTACGGTGATAGGCTAAATAGGGCCGATGCTCGTCCCGTAGTGCCAACCGTAGCGTCTTTCCTACACCCAACGCTTGATGCGCGGCGACCTCCAACTGAGGAGAGGTTAAAATCGCGCCATCGTCGTCGAATGTCACTAGCCCCGCATCAAATGCAGCGTCCCACAGAGCGGACAGCAGAAGTCCGTTATGCACGTCGAGGCGCTGTGCGTCGGTCGTGCAATCGGACCATGGGATCATGTGCGAGGCTCTCAGCAGCTCGGGACTGGAAATTCCGCTCAACGGACAGGTTCCGCTCCAGTATTCCATCAAGGCATCGCGAAAGATGTTCTGCCCGATCCTGAATTTTTGCGCGCGTTCGCCTTCAGTCTCGCCGACCCCCGCGACAGCGTTTTCATACTTCTCAAGGGGAAAGTTGGGCAAGCTAACTGACAGGCGGTACACAGCTTGGACCCCGGCATGCAACTCATCACGCGTTGCAAACATGAAGGCCCCTGCATGACCTTTGGCGCAAGGTGCCGCGGGTTGGGCGTCCAGCGCCCGCGCCACTCCCGGAAGCATCAGAGACAGAAAGAATGGACCGGTGCCGTTTGCGGCGGCCAGTCCGATCTCCCCTGGCGCACTGGCCGACCGGAAGAAGATCCATCCACCAGCCTCTTCAGGACCAATACGGTATCCATGCTCGTTCGCGGCATCGCGCAGCTCAGAAAGAAGGACGAAGGGATAAGCCAGAAGACGCTCTTCGGTGCCGCTCATAGGTCAACCCCGAGCAAGCGCTGCGCGGGCGGATCGCCATGCAATTTTAGCTGCAGGTAGGGACGTTCCCTGAACTCGGTCGGAGGTGCCGTGGTTGTTGTTACGATGTACTGAAACAGTGGCTTTCCGCCGACGCGCTCCAAATCCTGAACGATATCGAAAAGCCGTCCATAAATTGACAAGCCAAGATCGGCCTCACGCGGGCTGTCGTGAAGCAGAAATGGCGGCACACGTGTCGCTCCTTCGATGCTCACGCACATCGCAGCGAGGTCGAAAGCCAGAACCTTGAGAGAGTCGATCGCGGCCGTCCTGCGGTCGCCGCCCATGTCTACCGACAGATCAAGCCCGTTCCCGCTAAGGGTGATCCGGCCCTTTGCATCGTGGCCGACCAACCGTCGGACGATCGGGTCGAACTTCTCGCTCAAGCGTCCGAAAACCCGGGCCTGTTTGTCACGAAAGGCGCTCAGCCGCTCTCTCTCAGTCTCTAGTTTTGTGCCCAATTCGCGCAGGCGCTTGATACCCGCCTCCTGCGTTTCGAGGAGTTCTGCAAGGCGCTCAACATCGTCTTGCAGCCTGCGGGCGGTGTACCAAGTGGACTCTCGGGCATCCCGGGTCTTCTCGATGTTCGTGACGTGATCGACGGATCGATCGAAGTGCTGCTTGGCCAGAGCAATCTGGGGCAAGAGCTTCATCTGCTCTTGCCGCAGTTCCTCAACTCGCTTCGCTTGGGAGTCGTGATCAGCTTGTTGTTGATACCAACGCTGCCGACAGGCGTCGGCATCCGGAATTTTGTGGGAGAGCTTGCAGCCTTCTGCCAGAGCGCGGTCGATGGGGACTTCGCATATCGGGCAGATCGGGCTTTCGGCTTCGACTTTCGAATAGGAAAGCCCCGGCAATTCCCCGCGTATCATCGCCAATGTGCGTTCTTCAGCGGGGATTAGCGCCCCGATACGGATACGTTCGCCTTCTAGGCGCGCCCATTCATTTCTCGCGGCCTCTCGTTGCTCGCGTGCTGCGGCGAGTTCAGCGTCGCCGCCAGTCGGAATCTTGCTTGCCGACGCCAAGCGCGTGCTGGCGGACCTGCGCATGAGGTCGATCAGCAATGGCATCTCTGGAAGCGACTGCCCCTCAAGGCCGAGACCCGTAACGAGCCGTGTTTGCGTGCGTTCGATTTCCCACCGGCGATGGCCAATCTCTTGATCCAGGACTCGGCGTTCCTCGCTGAGGCTATTCACTTCACCACGCGTGGCCTGTTCCTCAGGCGTGATCGCCATCAGAAACGAACGGAGCGCCTCAAGCCTCGGTCCCTTCTCCTGTCCGCTCGCGGGCATCGGTGAATCGGAGTCCGAGGTCGGCGATCGCCAGTCAAGGACATCGTCAAATCGACACTCTTGGTCCCGGGTCAGCCAGGCGAGCGCGATCGGCCATATAGGCCCGTTTGCTTGCGGGCGAACCAATTGGGCAAGCGCGGGGGTGATGATTTGCTGATCGATCGCCTCGACGAACGGCTCCATTCCCGTTGAAGCGCCCTCACCAGCGGCGATCTCGTCGAGATTTCCGCCCGGTACAGCCATATGTCGCCGACGCACGCCAAGTGGGCGAACGATCGCCCAGCAGATTCCGTCTAGTATGACCTCGGCACCCACGATGCCGTTCAAGAATGCAGTACCGACCCGATCACGCTGGGGCTCGGTGGCGAAGCGATCCTCGCCAAGGCAATAGCGGATAAGTCGGCAGAAAAGCGTTTTGCCGCTACCATGCCCGACGGCATTTGTTTGACCCGCCAGAGCGGCATCGTCTGCTCCATCAGGTGACCAGACGATGTTCAGGCCGGGGCGAAGCTCGATGTCCCGCACCTTCTCCGCACCAGGCTCCTTCCATATGACAAGTCGTCGAACCCAAAGCCGCGGCCCTTCGAACCCTTCAGCGGGGCTTACCGTCAGAAGCTGCGGGTCGAGAAGGTCAGGCTGCTGCGGCATTGATCACCCACTGCTGTATCTCAGCGGGCAGCGAATCCACCGCCGCGTCTAGATTGATGTTCTCCAGAGCACCGAACACGAAGCCTGCACGACCGTCAGGCCATCCGGAAGTGTCGATGGCCTCCAAACCGGGACCAGATGCCCATGTCCCCCGCTGGAGATCTTCAACCAGCCGTCCATTGCCGCGGTGGTTTCGCAGAGCCGCGCCCCATCCTGTGTTGTTTCGTGCGACGAATGTCGCGACATTGCCGGCAAGAGGATCGGCCTCCACCCCCACCAAGCGACGCCATTCTGCTGCCCTGGCGATCGGCAGGAGCGGAGCCAGTAGACGCGGTTCCAAGACGAAGGCGGCTGCGAGACGAACATCTGGGAACGGCCTCGGCCCAACCATCTTTTTGAGAATGGCTGCCAAGACAGCACCCGTGTCACCGAGGTGCGATTGGGCAGTCCTGGCCCATGCGTTGTTAGGCAACGAGGCCGCAAGCGGCCGGCGAACCTCGATGGGTGTGCTCGCCACGTGCGTGGCAGATAGGCGGTCGTAGGCGTCAAGCACGAGCCTGCGCGTGCGAAACTCGCCTAGTGCGGACTCCTCATTGCGCTTTAGGCCACGGAAGGTTTCAGATGGATAGTCTGCCCCATGCGTGTCGGCTGGATCGAGCACATAGCGAAGCTCATCACGCGAAAGACCGTATTTTAGTGCAAAGAAGGCATCGAGTTCTGCTCGGACGTCCGCGCGTCGGGCGGGATCGAAAGCGAACGGCGACCCTCCGTATCCAAGATCTTCGGCCCACGGTCGCATGGAGTGAGAGGTATAGGTGAGCTCAAGCACCCGCTCGGTCAGGAAGGCATAGTCGCTGCGGTTGAATTGGTGCGGAGCGAGAATCGGCAGTTGCTTCATGTAGTAGTATTTGAACGACGTCCCTCCAGCCTTTTGGCGCGCCGCAAAGTCGAGGGGAATCGAAGTTAGGTTCGCAACAATCGGGAGCGCCGATTGGATTCCCAATGGGTGGTGCATCACAAGGATCTTGTCTCCTACCCCCGCTTTCGGGAACACGCTTGCAATCACCGTTCGCTCGTCGGTGGAGCGACAAATATCCCTCCAACCCATTAGCCAGCGCGGCTGCTTGCGGCTGATCAGGGCCGTAGTAAGTGCCAGCGGATCAGCCGGTCCTGCCTTGATGAAGGCGAGATCATCTTCCAAAAGCGGCGTGTCGCGGTTCATCTCCCGGGCGCTATCCGCCGCTTTGTGTAGCCATGTCGCAAATTTGGTACCAACGATGCCGCGATCAAGCGCGCGTTGTCCCAGCACATCGCGCAAAAGCGCGCCCGCGCGATCAGCGGAACGCGCGAGATTACTCGGCTGCAAATCGGCTGAGTCGAGCGTGCTGATCACCCATTCCGCTAACACCTTTAAGCAGCCATCCGCATTTTCCTTTCGAAAATACTGCTTGAGACGGGCGGGCAAGCGAGCCACTCGCAACTCCATCTCAGCTTGTGGTACCCAGTACCACGGCTCTGCTTCGTAATCTGGATCGTTTCTGACGGCATCCGACGTCGGCGGCAGCGAACCCTCGCCTGAGCGCTCCGAAAGGCCCGCATAAGAACCGAAGCGATGATCGAAATGGTGGATCATCTTGGCCTCGTAGAGCGGCACGAAAATCTGGCTGTCGCGGTTGCGCCAATCCATTCCGTCGCGGCTGAACCCTTCGCCGGATAGCTGCGCCGCCGTTCGGAACAACTTACTGTCTGACGACATGTCAAAAAGTCGCTGAAAGGTGATACTCCACGGATTGTCATCGCCGTCCGGATGCTCCGGCCGCTCGCGGATGAGAATCGGCGCCGCGCGATAGATTTTACGAGTTAGGTCCGCATCAAATTCGGTTCTGAAGATAGGTGATGTGCCAGTGTTCGGGTTCAGCTCAAGTATCTGAGCGGGCGTGAGTGTGAAATGACGGCGCTTGTCTCCAAACTCCTCGTCCGTCCGAGAGAAGAAGCTTAGGTCGATCGCGGCAGGTCCAGTATTTGCCTGACCCACGGTCAAGAGGCAAAATTTAAATCGCGCGTGACCGATATCGTCAAAGTACCCGAGCCCAGTCTGAAAATCATGGAGACTGAAGATCCTCCGGCTGGCGACAAGATCGCGGAAAAATACACTTGTCGAGCTATCCGTTGCGATACCAGTCGGCACGATTATTCCGGCGCGCCCACTCACCCTCGTCAACTGGGAAAAGAGCTCCGCGAACAACGCATATGTGTTCACATCACCTGCGCCACTCAATGGGAAGCGCTCTGTCTTGCGCACAAACACGCTCGCGGCTTCGGACGCGCGTTTCGCGAACTCAAACTCCTCCGCCAACTGGAATTGGGGAGTACCCGGCACGGCATTCTTAAGTGCTTTTATGAGCTTCTCGCGTTCGGCCTTGTTGCGAGCCTTCGCAATATCGGGGTCGCGAGAGGCGAAAAACTCCTTTTCCTGAAGTTTAATTCGTTCCCATGGTGGATTTCCGACCACTACATCGAAGCCACCGCGCGCCATAATCGCCGGGAACTCGAGCGGCCAGTGAAAGGCGCTCACCGAATGAGCGATTGCCTCCACCTCCGCCAGAAGAGAGGCATTGAGCGCTTGCCCCCTCGCTGCCATCCAGACGTGATCAGTCTCCGGCATAGACGACAGAGCAATGCCGGAACGCTCTGCGGTTTTAGGAACAAAGAACGCGGAGACGTAAGTATTGCAGGCGGTCTTCAACCGCAGCCAGTTGGCCCCACCATGCAGTCGCGCGAAGGCAGCTTCTTTGGCGGCGACATCGGCTAGCGTCTCCTCCGGCATGGCCGTCAACGCCTCGGCCGCGCCGATGAGGCCAGGAGGTGGTTTCAACTCAGCAAAAAGGCCGGTAGCGCCCTTGCCTTCCCGCTGCTCCTTATTGCGGCGGGCATGAACCTTTGCGACTTCTGCATCGTCACCCTCAAGCACTTCGTAGGCTGCATCGGGAATGCCGCCTGCGAGACTTGTGACGTCGAAGACACCGACGAGACTATCACCACATCGTATATGACTGTCTAGGAACGTGAGCGGCTTACCTGGTTCAAGCCCCTCAATCCAAAGCGCGACCTTCGCAAGCTCCACAGCCATTGGGTTTCGGTCCACGCCGTAAATAGAATGGCGTACGACGTGCCGCATTGCCGCTGGATAATCCGGCGCTTCGCTGTCACGCAGTTGAGCAACGCGGGCGGCCAAGCGACGGGCCGCACCGAGCAGAAAATGGCCAGAACCGCAGGCGGGGTCTATTACCGAAAGCTGGAGGATCGCCTCGGCGCCCCCCTCTGCCTCGGCCCGCGTAAGTATGGGCTCAAGTGTCGAATCGAGCAGCGTCTGAACGAGACTGTCTGGTGTGTAGTAGCTGCCGGAGGTCTTACGCGCGTTGCCCTTCGATTCATCGGCTTCAGCGAAGCCAAAGCGCCGGCCATGCTCCTCGCGGACAGGAACAAGCTCAAGCAAGCCTTCATAGACGGAGCCGAGCTCCTCCGTGGCCATGTCACGCCAATTTACGCGCACACGCCGCCCATCTTCGATGAGCCAGCTCAAGTTAAAGATGGCCCGTAGGAAGGCGCGGTTCGGCAGCTTCGCATCGTCAAGATCGAGAGTCTCACCGCGCGTGAAAAGGCCGCCTAACGCCGGCAATCCGAGTAGCTTCTCGCCGTGCTCCAGTCCCCGGAAGACGATCTTCGCTGCCTCCCAAGCGTCGTGATGGTGATCGTGCGAAGAACGTCGAGCCGACCGATCTCGCATATGGCTGAAGCCGTAAGCGGATGCATAGAGATCACGAGCCGACTCCGATGCATCCGGTCCATGTAGAAGCTCGCGATCCTCCGCGACCGCCAAGAAGATCAAACGATAGACAACGCGTAAGAGCTGCTCAAACCAGGCATGCACGCTGGTATGATTTTCGTCGAGCTTCACCCGCAGGTCGGGGTTTGCATCCAGGAACCCTTGGCCAAGCGCCAGCAATGCTTCCTTGACGCTCTTTCCAAGTCGATCGCGCGCCGCCGTTCCGGCTCGTAATCCAGCCTCGCGCCAGCGCTCCAACGCGCAATCGGCCGCCGCAGCATTTTCCCCGCCGAAACGCGTCGCATGGATCAGCAGCCACGTCGCAGTGAAGTCCGCGAACATCTCGTCCCGGAATATCGCCCCCAAATCCGCTTCGATATAGGTTGGGCGGGTGAAGCTGGCGTTGTCCCGCATGAGGCGGAGGCGGTCGCCGGCAAAGACTAGACCCCATAAGAATTCGGCGTTCGCGTTTAGCCAGTCCTGAAGCAACACGCTCGGCGAACGCCTCGGGATCGTGCCGCCATGATCGTCGCCAAGGTGCGGAAGCGATTTAGTGAACGCATCTCCGTCAGACAGAGGTGCGGCCACGACGACGGGTACCCTGCCGCCCTTTGCCTCAAGGGTGATACGATAGGTATGACCATCCTGCTGGTGAAGATTTGGGCCGTACAGGCCTTCAAACCCGAACGCCTCCTCAAGCAGGCTCTTAACAAAGGCGGTAGTCTGAATCTCGGTCGGCGCAACCAATTTGGCATATGCCTGCCAATGCGCTTGGCCGATCCTGAAATAACGCGTGATCTCGTCACGCAGGTTCGTTCCTTTGGGGCAGCCGTATTCCGCGGCTGCTTTCTGGTCTGGAGCGGTGGCGGCGATCACCGCAACCTGATCGGGAGAGATCAATCCTCCCTCAATCGAGACGGCAGTGAGCCCGATATTGGCAGCGCGCTTGAGATGACGGGCCATCACTCGCCCTCCGGAAGGAGGACATAGAGACCTATGACGTCCGCTGGCAAAACAGGAACGACCTCCACCGTCGCCCCGCCACGCGCGGCTTCCGTCAGCCGAAGATGGTCGGCAGAAAGCGCCGCTCCGCGTTCGGCTGCGAAGGTCTCTATTGCCGATTGGTAGCTCACCAGTCGTTCGTGAGCTCTCTGGAGCTGACGCGCAGCGGCGAGTTCATCAAGATTTCCGGTCGCCTCCGCCTCGAGAAGCTCAATGGCAGAATGTCCTTCGAGAATCGGGGCCGGAGCCAATCCGCCGAACGCGATCCCCGTCGCTTCCTCGGCCAGCAGCAGGCGGTTTGTGCGGCCGCTGGTGATGAGCTTGAAACGAAGGCGCAACAGCATCAGTGTTGTCATCTGGGCGACGGCGCGTGTGCGCCAGGCACCGCACCGGCCAAGGGGACGGAATGCTGCCCCTTCCGGATCTAGCGCCCCCTCCGCCAAGCTTTCTGCCAAACTTGCAACCAGGGGGTGGACACGCCCGAGGTGGGTCACACCCGGCGCCGGTTCATCCTCAAAGCCAACCCTTCGCGTCCCACGCAGCCCACGCGCTTCCAAGCGTTCCTTGATGGCGTCAGGCATCGCATCCAGATGCACTAGATGATGTTGACCGGCCTTCTGCAGCGGCGCACCGGCGCGCTTCAAAGCACGTTCCGTGAAGCGCGCAACTTCGGTAGGGCCGCCGTTCAGCGCGCGCATCTGCCGCCACTCCGGCAGCACCTCATCGGGCTTCAGCGCACCTTGCGCATAGCGCGCGCGGCTTGCTTTCGCGTTTTCCTCAGCGTCGCGCCATTTGCTGTCGAGGCGCTCGCTTGAAAGGCCGAAATCGAAAGCCAACTGCTCTCGGTGTCCGCCGGCGCGAAGCATGAGTGCTTGCATGAGCGCGGAGGTCACGCCTTCGCTGTCTTCGGGCATCGGAACCGAAATGCCCGTCGCCTTACGAATGGCGTCCGCTTTCCGCAGGATGACCTGCAAGACTGCGCCATCGATCGCACTGTTGTCGCCGAAGATCGTCACGGAGCGGACGACCGGCGAACGCTGACCAAATCGGTCGACACGCCCTTCACGCTGCTGATGACGGGTCGGATTCCAGCTCAGGTCGTAATGTACGACAGCGTCGAACAGCGCTTGCAAATTGATGCCCTCGGACAGGCAGTCCGTCGCGACGAGGATTCGGTTCTCGTAGTCTTCAAGCTGGTCAACGCGAGTTCGCCGCTCTTCAGGCGGCAGGCGTCCTGTCACGACCGCCACGTCGGCCTTTGGCCAAGCGCGCTTGATCTCTTCGCCCAGCGCCTCCGCCGTTGCGATGAACCGGCAGAAGATGACCGGCTTGGCTCCTTCCTGAAGCAGCCCTTCTAAAACCTTTAGCAGCCGCGCCAGCTTGGGATCTTCGCGACGGCGGCGATCAAGAGACTCTGCAATCGCGATCAGCTCGGCGAGTTCACCGCGCTCTTCGGCGCTGGCGCTGGCCGTGCCGGGCTCGACGTCGCCCTGGTCGAGCAGGCCCTCGTCTTCGTCAAAGACAACGGGCTGCATTGCCTCTTCGTCCGCCACCCCCGACAAGCGATTACGCAGTGCATTTGTCGCGGCCGCCGGCGAGGAGCCGACGCATCGCATGAGTGCGAGCGTCCCCCAAAAAGCAAGCCGTCGACTGCGCTGGTCAGCGCCGGCGCGCTGCGTAACAGCCAAGCAATAGTCCAAGACACGATCATGGAACGCGCCGAATTCGCCGCTGAGACTGAAGGGCTCATCCTTCACCTGGTGAACAGGGAAAGTCCGTTTCTCATGCCAACCGGATTCCGTGATGTCGGGTCGGCGCCGCTGGACATAATGTTGCGCCAAACGGCGTGCATATCGCGTGCGCGCATTTTCATCGCCTTGGGGACCTCCCGCGAAGTCCGGGCTAATGAGGCCTAGCAGACGATCGAACGCCGCTTCATCACCACTATGCGGCGTTGCCGTCAGCAGCAGCATGTGACGCTCCTCGTCGGAAGCCAGGCGTTCGAGAAGCTCGAAACGTTGATGTCTGCCGCGGTCCCCACCGATGCAGGCATGCGCTTCATCAACGATGACGAGGGATGGACAGGCCCGAGCGAATTCATCGCGGCGGCTGTCGGCCTTGATGTAGTCAAGGCTGACGACGGTGTGTGGATAGGCTTCAAACAGGCTTTGAGCAGCGGGAAGGCCACGCTCGAGGCTGCGTGCCCTGGCGGACGTCACGGCGACAGCGTCAATGTCGAACTTTTCCGCAAGCTCACTCACCCATTGCTCGACGAGATGGGGCGGACACAGCACGGAGAAGCGGTCGATCAGGCCACGGTCGAGCATCTCGCGAACGATCAATCCCGCCTCGATCGTCTTGCCGATCCCCACATCGTCGGCGATCAGCAACCGCACCACCGGCAGCTTCAAAGCCATCATCAGCGGCACGAGCTGATAGGCGCGCGGCTCCACGCCGAGATGCGCGGCGCTCCGGAACGGGCCGGCGCCTCGGCGAAGCGACAGACGCAGCGCATCCGCCAGCAACCGCGCACCGTCCTGGGTGTCTCGCCGCTCGGGTGTTGGTGGTGCAAATCGCGCAGGCCTGACGGGATTGACTTCAAGCGCTAGCGCAATTCGTTGCGCATCGGCCTCCGAGCCTGACAAGGGCCGCACATTGAGGATGTCGTCATCCGGGGACGGAAGGACGACCCACTCGCGTCCCCGCGCCTCGACAAGATCTCCCGGTGAAAATTTGACCGCTTCCACTACGCCGCCCCCAACAACTCAACCAATTCCCTCGGCGCGGCTTCGCCAGGCACCTCCGGTAGCTCGACGACATCCACCCCCAAATCGGCGCATGCCGCGGCAAGCCTGTCCGGTACACGACCTGACACCGCGAGCACCTGAAAGCTTGGCCAATAAAGCTCGTATAAAGTGCCGTCGACCTTGCGCGGGGATGGTGCTGGCAATCCCCAACGGCCTATCGCACTAAGCCAGCCGCTTGGGGCCTCTACCTCTCCAGCGGGCAGGACCTCAGGCTCCGCAAGCTGACAGAGAAAAGCCGTGACCTCCGCGTCGCGACGATCGATCAGATTATGATCGGGCTGGTTGAAGTATGAAAGCAGGCAGCGGTAACAGCCGGCGACGCAAGCATCCGTCCGCTCCTTGAGGTCGCCGCTGTCCGGCGCGAAATCATAGTGCATGAGATCTAGGGCCTGATGGGCGATCTCCGCCGTTCGGCGCGGATCGGAGACAAGGCGGTTCAGAACACCTGCTCCCCCCTCCGTCGCCTCGTAAAGCAGGATCGCTTTGCGGTCCTCGCGCGCAGGCAACGGCTCGCCCAAGAGTTCGCCTTCTTCAAGCTCGGCGACAATCTGGATGCCCCGCAGAAGAGCATGCTGCAGGGTTGCCATCTGCCGCTCGTCAAAATTTGCAAGCGGCCGTACCAGAAGCGCGTTCTTATGGTCCTCGACGATCGGCACGATCCGCTGCGACTTCGGGATCGTGACGTCCATGTCATCATCATCCCCGCCGTTGAGCGTATCCTTTACCCACCGGCCTGACGTCGGATCGATGCAGAACCCGTTTATCGACTTTGACTTCCGACGGCGAAGCCCCTTGTTGACGCGCGATAGCTTCGCGCGTGCGCCGTAATCGAGAAGCAGCAACGGCCCTGCTTCCGAACGCAAGGTGAGCGTGCGGATATCGGGAACGCCTTTTTCGAATTGCCACTGGAAAACAGTCTGGATCTCAAAACCGCGCCTTTGCCGGTCCTCATCATTCGCCGTGATGCGAGACGACGGCGCGGTTTCGACATTGTCGATCCGATAGACATTGTCGAGCCGATCCACACCGGCCAACGACGCCCCGCACGCGTGGCATCGCTCAAGCTTGTCATCAGTGTGAGCCGCTCCACATTCGCCGCACAGGATGAGGCTGGTGGTTGCCAGTTTGCCATCGTCGAGGCGACCGTGCGCCGGCAGCTTCGCACGGACAACCCGGTAGGCGCGCCCCTCGTGATAAATCAGACTGTTGGGACCGAACTCGGAAATGGCGAGAAAACGCGGCCTTTGCAGGACGGCCGCTCGTTTGGTCGCAGGAATGAAAGCATAGAGCGGGAGACGCGGAAAGTTGTATCCCGGTAGAAATCCTTCGGTCGCCAGATATCGATAAGTGTAAAAATCGGACCCGTTCGAAGCCTGTCCGCGCTCAAGCATGTCGAGTTCTTCAGTCGCCCGGAAATGACGGCGCGCAGCCTCTTTGCGTTCGCCCGGTTTGAAGGACGTCTTCTGCTGGATTTGATGCGCCTCATCCTGCTCACGGCGTGCGCTTCGGTAGAGCTCACGCCACCGACTGAAGCTGCTTGCGAAATTCTGCGCGGCTTCCCGGTTGGTTTCATCGACGAAGGCGTCGATATCGGCCAGCCACGGCGCGTCGGCCAACTCTACCGCGCTGACAGTCTGATCAAGAAGGCCCCGCATCGTGGGCTTTGCGGCTCCGCTTGCGGCAAGCTTTTCGAACGCCGCTTGGATTGGATCGGAGATCGGCATCTCCGGTGTTGCCATGTTCAAGTTTTCAGGGATGGACGGCTTCAGCGGCACCACGGCCGCCGCCAGCCATTCGGCATGGAGATGGCTCCGCAGCAGATCGCGATTGGCAAGATCGAGGGCTGGTGGCTTTACGACCCCCGCAACAAGCCCTTGCCTGTTGTTGAAATAATATTGGTCATGGGGGGACTGCGCAGCACAATAGGTGACGACAAGCGCTGCTTGACCACTGCGGCCGGCACGGCCGGCTCGCTGCACGTAATTTGCCGGGGTTGGCGGCGCATTCCTGAGAAAAACAGCGTTCAGCGCGCTGATATCGACGCCGAGCTCCATCGTCGGAGAACAGAACAGCGCCGGAAGAAAACTGGCGGGTTCGCCTTCCTGGCGCATTTCGTCGCGGTTCTCGGCGATCCTTTCGATATCTGACTTCCCGAACCGAAACCGATCTTCCCGCCAAGCACGAACTTTCTGATCGACCTGGGCGGTGTGCTCCCGAGCCTCGAAGGCGAAGGGCAAGTTGCCCTCCTGCCCCAGCATCCCCGCAACGTCTTCATAGAGCTTACGGAAGAAGGGATTTTCGCGTTTGCCGTCGGCCCTCTTGGTTGCCGGAAATAGGCGCAAGGCAGTCGATGACAGACGCCACGCAGGAGCGTCTCCGCCCGTAACTACCCGCCGGACGACCTGGTGATTTTCGGCAGCACGCAGGAGTGTGGCGATAACATCGTCATATTCTTTAACGGGAAGCGGCTCGCCCCACAGATCCTTACTGCGCAGGCTCTTACCCAACGCCGTCCGCCAGCCGGCCCGCACGATCAGTACATCTTCCGCAGCGCTAATCTCCGCCTTGCTCGGCGGATCAATCATTAGGAATCCGGCCTGCCGCAGTTCCTGTTCTTCGTTTTGATCGATCAGCCAGGGATCGCGCAGGTGATTTCTGGACGTCTCGGCGACCTGCAATATCCGCTGGCGATCCAACGCTTCGGTGGCAATCGCAAGGCCGCGACGCATATAGTCGAAGAGCAGCGTGAAGAGTCTGGCCCGCAATTGGGGTGTGCTCGCCGCCAGCCGTGGATTACCAGCGAACTCTTCGTCGTCGCCCGCCAGCTCACCCAGTCCGGGAAACCGCACCTCGACGAGGCCGGCTTCTTCGAGATTGGGGTTTGTGAAACGCCAACCCTTCCGAAGATCCGCCCATACGCGATGTGCCAGGATCGAGGTTAGCACTTCCTCGGCCGCCTGCCGGTTGTGGAATCCCTTTACGCGCGGATCGGCCATCCAATCGGAGAGCCGCTCAGATTCCTCCAGATCGAAACCAAGCGCCTTGCGAACAGCCTCCCCGAACCGAACGTCCGCCAAGCCCTTCTGACCCGCGTCCCGCACGGCACGTAAGATGCCGCCACGGAGCAAGCAGACGAAAATGAAGTCATTGAAATGCCCTGCCTGCAGGGCCGCATCCTGGCGATTGTCTGTGAAGCCCAGGAGTTTGCGTGTGCTTTCCTCAAGCGTGCCGTCGGCCTCCATCCACGCCAGGATGGTCGAGACGATGAGCGTCGTCGCTGAACTACGGCCTTCAGCCGACAGACCCGCCAGCTTGTTGATGTCGCGTGCCTGTTGAGGCGGCTGATGGCGGCAATGGGGGCAGAAGCGATATTTGCCGCCGAAGAACCATGCTGGCACCCCATCGTCGCCGAGCGACCCATCGGGCTTCACAAAGAGGAGTTGCCCCTCGTGCTTGCCGCGATGTCCTCCTTTAAGGCGTTCCTGGCCTGC
Coding sequences within it:
- a CDS encoding HNH endonuclease, with protein sequence MSGTEERLLAYPFVLLSELRDAANEHGYRIGPEEAGGWIFFRSASAPGEIGLAAANGTGPFFLSLMLPGVARALDAQPAAPCAKGHAGAFMFATRDELHAGVQAVYRLSVSLPNFPLEKYENAVAGVGETEGERAQKFRIGQNIFRDALMEYWSGTCPLSGISSPELLRASHMIPWSDCTTDAQRLDVHNGLLLSALWDAAFDAGLVTFDDDGAILTSPQLEVAAHQALGVGKTLRLALRDEHRPYLAYHRNHVWMQR
- a CDS encoding chromosome segregation protein SMC, producing MPQQPDLLDPQLLTVSPAEGFEGPRLWVRRLVIWKEPGAEKVRDIELRPGLNIVWSPDGADDAALAGQTNAVGHGSGKTLFCRLIRYCLGEDRFATEPQRDRVGTAFLNGIVGAEVILDGICWAIVRPLGVRRRHMAVPGGNLDEIAAGEGASTGMEPFVEAIDQQIITPALAQLVRPQANGPIWPIALAWLTRDQECRFDDVLDWRSPTSDSDSPMPASGQEKGPRLEALRSFLMAITPEEQATRGEVNSLSEERRVLDQEIGHRRWEIERTQTRLVTGLGLEGQSLPEMPLLIDLMRRSASTRLASASKIPTGGDAELAAAREQREAARNEWARLEGERIRIGALIPAEERTLAMIRGELPGLSYSKVEAESPICPICEVPIDRALAEGCKLSHKIPDADACRQRWYQQQADHDSQAKRVEELRQEQMKLLPQIALAKQHFDRSVDHVTNIEKTRDARESTWYTARRLQDDVERLAELLETQEAGIKRLRELGTKLETERERLSAFRDKQARVFGRLSEKFDPIVRRLVGHDAKGRITLSGNGLDLSVDMGGDRRTAAIDSLKVLAFDLAAMCVSIEGATRVPPFLLHDSPREADLGLSIYGRLFDIVQDLERVGGKPLFQYIVTTTTAPPTEFRERPYLQLKLHGDPPAQRLLGVDL